In one Nicotiana tomentosiformis chromosome 6, ASM39032v3, whole genome shotgun sequence genomic region, the following are encoded:
- the LOC104112751 gene encoding zinc finger protein CONSTANS-LIKE 10-like, giving the protein MKNCELCNGLARIYCESDQANLCWDCDAKVHSANFLVARHSRSLLCHVCQSPTAWSAAGAKVGRTISVCERCVNVERNGEEGEDAEEIDLEDIQVVPWSSTPPPPPASSSSSDESLNSYKYSSLKRRREDNDDSGTSTSHREVGELPPSEKRDGDEAAAASSTRMRKPLKIQRTEGSLTGRVETTGCSGMMEFIGRINRREKKSSAVIAEIDRLNENTVGVDLE; this is encoded by the exons ATGAAAAATTGTGAGCTTTGCAATGGATTAGCCAGGATTTACTGCGAATCGGACCAGGCGaatttgtgttgggattgtgatGCGAAGGTACACTCTGCGAATTTTCTGGTAGCGAGGCACTCGAGGTCGTTGTTGTGCCACGTATGCCAATCGCCGACGGCTTGGTCGGCCGCCGGAGCGAAGGTTGGCCGGACAATCTCTGTGTGTGAGCGGTGCGTGAACGTTGAAAGAAATGGTGAAGAAGGTGAAGATGCGGAGGAGATTGATTTGGAGGATATTCAGGTTGTTCCGTGGTCATCAACTCCTCCCCCGCCGCCGGCTAGTTCATCCAGCAGCGACGAGTCGTTGAATAGCTATAAATATTCTTCTTTGAAGCGAAGGCGTGAAGATAAT GATGATAGTGGAACTTCAACATCTCATCGGGAAGTTGGTGAACTGCCGCCGTCGGAGAAGCGTGACGGCGACGAAGCGGCGGCGGCGTCCTCAACGAGGATGCGAAAGCCTTTGAAGATCCAGAGAACTGAAGGGAGCTTGACGGGTCGGGTTGAAACTACTGGATGTTCGGGGATGATGGAATTTATCGGGAGAATTAATCGGCGTGAGAAGAAATCCAGTGCAGTAATCGCCGAGATCGATAGACTCAACGAGAATACTGTAGGCGTTGATCTGGAATGA